One segment of Marinobacter sediminum DNA contains the following:
- the ybaK gene encoding Cys-tRNA(Pro) deacylase yields MTPGINAARKARVPHTIHEYDHDPASESYGTEAAEKTGANPQQVFKTLVVTIDGKELAVGIIPVTGMLSMKLIARAAGGKKATMADPQEVQRSTGYVLGGVSPLGQKKRLKTFLDNSAELFDTIYVSAGRRGLEIELSPQDVVKLTGGRLVPLQQE; encoded by the coding sequence ATGACCCCGGGTATCAACGCCGCCAGGAAAGCCAGGGTGCCTCACACCATTCATGAATATGACCATGATCCGGCCAGCGAGAGCTACGGTACCGAAGCCGCAGAAAAAACCGGGGCCAATCCGCAACAAGTGTTCAAGACACTGGTGGTAACCATTGACGGGAAAGAGCTGGCAGTGGGGATCATACCGGTCACAGGCATGTTAAGCATGAAACTGATTGCCCGGGCTGCGGGCGGCAAAAAAGCCACGATGGCGGATCCTCAGGAAGTACAGCGCAGCACGGGTTACGTGCTCGGCGGGGTCAGTCCGCTCGGACAGAAAAAACGCCTGAAAACCTTCCTCGACAACTCGGCCGAATTGTTTGACACCATTTACGTAAGTGCCGGACGTCGTGGTCTGGAAATTGAGCTTTCGCCACAGGACGTGGTAAAGCTGACCGGCGGCAGGCTAGTGCCGCTTCAACAGGAGTAA
- a CDS encoding cation:proton antiporter: MSHALDLLLIGGIMLLALGAHTLGQRLHVPRVTLLLLVGALAGPEVLDLVPARVSDSFRLVTELTLAMVGFLLGERMSFRDLRQGREAIIVSLVVTLMTALLIFVAIWTVTQNLPASLLLAAIATATDPAATLDVMRETASRGPLTRVVAQVVAIDDAWGAILFSILLVFAELFSGNGVSLFETIGYGVYEVLGAMLLGVLLGLPMAWMTGRLKPGEPMLLESAGFVFLAAGIAGSLDVSYLLTCMTLGVTVANRAHHHVRPFRSIEGIIEPFLATFFFLAGFGLDWEVLPTLGILGAVYILARVAGRVLGGYTGGVLAGSSHVVRARNGACLLPQAGVAMGLALVATHRMPELTFVLPLIIGSTVLFELIGPPVTMYQLRRAGEAGKGYEEEPDDY, encoded by the coding sequence GTGTCCCACGCTTTGGATCTGCTGTTAATCGGCGGGATCATGCTGTTAGCACTCGGAGCCCACACGCTGGGCCAACGGCTGCATGTACCCAGGGTGACCCTGCTGTTGCTGGTGGGCGCACTGGCCGGCCCAGAGGTCCTTGACCTGGTCCCCGCCAGGGTCAGTGACAGTTTTCGCCTGGTTACCGAGCTTACCCTGGCCATGGTGGGTTTTCTGCTCGGCGAGCGCATGTCTTTCCGCGATCTCAGACAAGGCCGGGAAGCCATTATCGTGAGTCTGGTCGTGACCCTGATGACGGCCTTGCTGATATTCGTCGCCATCTGGACCGTGACGCAAAACCTGCCAGCGTCGCTGCTGCTCGCCGCCATCGCGACGGCGACCGACCCGGCCGCTACCCTGGATGTGATGAGAGAAACCGCATCCCGCGGGCCGCTGACCCGGGTAGTGGCACAGGTTGTTGCCATCGACGATGCCTGGGGGGCAATCCTGTTCAGCATTCTTCTGGTGTTTGCCGAACTGTTCTCGGGAAATGGTGTCAGCCTGTTTGAAACGATCGGGTATGGGGTCTATGAGGTTCTGGGCGCCATGCTACTCGGTGTTCTTCTCGGTTTGCCCATGGCCTGGATGACCGGTCGACTGAAACCCGGCGAGCCAATGCTGCTGGAATCGGCAGGTTTCGTCTTTCTGGCTGCCGGCATTGCCGGCAGCCTGGACGTGTCCTACCTGCTTACCTGCATGACCCTGGGCGTAACCGTGGCCAACAGGGCGCACCATCATGTCAGGCCATTCCGCTCCATTGAAGGCATCATTGAACCCTTCCTGGCAACGTTTTTCTTTCTGGCCGGCTTCGGCCTGGACTGGGAAGTACTGCCGACGCTGGGCATCCTCGGGGCCGTCTATATTCTGGCCCGGGTCGCCGGCAGGGTCCTTGGCGGGTATACCGGCGGCGTGCTTGCGGGCTCCAGCCACGTCGTACGCGCACGCAACGGTGCCTGCCTGCTGCCTCAGGCGGGGGTGGCCATGGGTCTGGCCCTGGTCGCGACTCACCGTATGCCGGAGTTGACGTTTGTCCTGCCGCTCATTATCGGCTCCACCGTGTTATTCGAGCTGATCGGGCCGCCAGTCACCATGTATCAGCTACGCCGGGCGGGAGAAGCAGGCAAAGGCTACGAAGAAGAACCGGACGACTATTAA
- a CDS encoding NADP-dependent isocitrate dehydrogenase — translation MTSSKAKIVYTLTDEAPALATRSLLPILETYAKPAGIEFETSDISLAARILANFPDYLEEDQRVPDALTELGAYTKDPDANIIKLPNISASIPQLREAIKELNKQGFKVPEYKEHPETDEEQEIQSRYAKVLGSAVNPVLREGNSDRRAPAAVKAFARKYPHSMGEWSPASRTHVAHMRGGDFYSSEQSVTLDKATNTRIVFENKQGKQTVLKAELPLQEGEVLDGMFMSKNALVKFFEDAIEDCEKTGVMFSLHVKATMMKISHPIVFGHAVKVFYKDLFEKHGELFDEIGVNPNNGLSSVIEKIKQLPESKQEQIQEDLHACYEHRPEIAMVDSVKGITNLHVPSDVIVDASMPAMIRNSGKMWARDNKLKDTKAVMPESTYATIYQEAINFCKTHGAFDPTTMGTVPNVGLMAQKAEEYGSHDKTFEIKEDGVVRVITEDGTVLTEHNVEKGDIWRACQTKDLPIRDWVKLAVSRARATGMPAVFWLDDERAHDAELIKKVETYLKDHDTDGLDIRIMSPVRAIRWTMERLIRGLDTISVSGNVLRDYLTDLFPILELGTSAKMLSIVPLLNGGGLYETGAGGSAPKHVQQLIQENHLRWDSLGEFLATAVSLDELGEKQSNERARLLGQTLDKATERLLENNQSPSRVTGELDNRGSHFHLARYWAEELSRQDGDKELKEFFAKLSKQLEENKDKILQEMTMVQGKPADIGGYYHPPMELVCKVMQPSETLNKIMSDARASVK, via the coding sequence ATGACATCATCCAAAGCAAAGATTGTCTACACCCTGACCGACGAGGCACCAGCCCTCGCGACGCGGTCACTTCTTCCCATCCTGGAAACCTACGCCAAGCCAGCTGGTATTGAGTTCGAAACCAGCGATATTTCCCTCGCGGCACGTATTCTGGCGAACTTCCCGGATTACCTTGAAGAAGATCAGCGGGTTCCGGATGCACTGACAGAGCTGGGCGCTTACACAAAAGATCCCGATGCCAACATCATCAAACTGCCCAACATTTCAGCCTCCATCCCGCAGCTGCGCGAGGCAATCAAGGAGCTGAATAAGCAGGGCTTCAAGGTTCCGGAGTACAAGGAGCACCCGGAGACCGACGAGGAGCAGGAAATCCAGTCCCGCTACGCGAAGGTTCTGGGCAGTGCTGTTAACCCGGTTCTGCGTGAAGGCAACTCCGACCGTCGTGCGCCTGCCGCCGTCAAGGCGTTTGCCCGCAAATACCCGCATTCCATGGGTGAGTGGAGCCCGGCCTCCCGCACCCACGTTGCCCACATGCGTGGTGGCGATTTTTACTCCAGCGAGCAGTCGGTCACCCTGGACAAGGCTACCAACACCCGCATCGTGTTTGAGAACAAACAGGGCAAACAGACCGTCCTGAAAGCCGAGCTGCCGCTGCAGGAAGGCGAAGTTCTGGACGGTATGTTCATGAGCAAGAATGCGCTGGTGAAGTTCTTCGAAGACGCTATCGAAGACTGCGAAAAGACCGGCGTGATGTTTTCCCTGCACGTGAAAGCGACCATGATGAAAATCTCTCACCCGATCGTCTTCGGTCACGCGGTGAAGGTTTTCTACAAAGACCTGTTCGAAAAGCACGGTGAGCTGTTTGACGAAATCGGCGTCAACCCGAACAACGGTCTGTCCAGCGTTATTGAGAAGATCAAGCAACTGCCCGAGTCCAAGCAGGAGCAGATCCAGGAAGATCTGCACGCGTGCTATGAGCACCGTCCGGAAATCGCTATGGTAGATTCCGTGAAGGGAATCACTAACCTGCACGTGCCGAGCGATGTCATTGTTGATGCCTCCATGCCGGCCATGATCCGTAACTCCGGCAAGATGTGGGCCCGGGACAACAAGCTCAAGGACACCAAGGCGGTAATGCCGGAGTCCACCTATGCGACCATTTACCAGGAAGCAATCAACTTCTGTAAGACCCATGGCGCATTCGACCCGACCACGATGGGTACCGTGCCAAACGTCGGTCTGATGGCTCAGAAGGCGGAAGAATACGGCTCCCACGACAAGACCTTTGAAATCAAGGAAGACGGTGTTGTTCGCGTGATTACCGAAGACGGCACTGTGTTGACTGAGCACAATGTTGAAAAAGGTGATATCTGGCGCGCGTGCCAGACCAAGGACCTGCCGATTCGGGACTGGGTCAAGCTGGCGGTCAGCCGTGCTCGCGCCACCGGTATGCCAGCCGTTTTCTGGCTGGACGATGAGCGTGCCCACGACGCCGAGCTGATCAAGAAAGTTGAGACTTACCTGAAGGACCACGACACTGACGGTCTGGACATTCGCATCATGTCTCCGGTCCGCGCGATCCGCTGGACCATGGAGCGCCTGATTCGTGGTCTGGACACCATCTCTGTGAGCGGTAACGTTCTGCGCGACTACCTCACTGACCTGTTCCCGATCCTGGAACTGGGCACAAGTGCCAAGATGCTGTCCATCGTACCGCTGCTGAATGGCGGTGGTCTGTATGAGACCGGCGCTGGCGGTTCTGCGCCGAAGCACGTACAGCAGCTGATTCAGGAGAACCACCTGCGCTGGGATTCGCTTGGCGAATTCCTGGCCACAGCGGTGTCTCTGGATGAACTGGGCGAGAAGCAGAGCAATGAACGAGCCCGTCTGCTGGGTCAGACCCTGGACAAGGCTACAGAGCGCCTGCTGGAGAACAATCAGTCTCCGTCCCGTGTTACGGGCGAGCTGGACAACCGCGGTTCTCACTTCCACCTGGCGCGCTACTGGGCCGAAGAGTTGTCCAGGCAGGATGGTGACAAGGAACTGAAGGAGTTCTTCGCCAAGCTGTCCAAGCAGCTGGAGGAAAACAAGGACAAGATTTTACAAGAGATGACCATGGTTCAGGGTAAACCCGCCGACATTGGTGGTTATTACCATCCGCCGATGGAGTTGGTTTGCAAGGTGATGCAGCCGAGCGAAACCTTGAACAAGATCATGTCCGATGCCCGTGCGTCGGTGAAGTAA
- a CDS encoding GGDEF domain-containing protein, giving the protein MQPSSARSQGAGQLPDQKSPLRRALWAALVYLVAGLVWIAFSDTVVESWFKDPATLSTVQTWKGFTFVLVTGSVLFLILLRQLRKDRALLRLQLGQSQALRKSERQLRVLMDNLPGMAYRCRYDRDWTMLFVSEGCAQLTGYEPEELTNNRLVSFADLLDEDTNHRLASDVKAALAAGELFSAEYSLARKDGREIWVWERGRCVEEDDEGPVLEGIILDISDRKELENELEELATRDPLTALVNRREIERILDEELERAKRYQRPMAMLWVDFDNFKDVNDTYGHAAGDSVLMSVSTLFKEGLRSVDSVGRFGGEEFVIVLPEMDAVGARETAERLRRQVEAQPQPLGDGNTVPLTISVGVAVYPNHGLTASKLCAAADQAMYRAKERGRNCVAMAHLPEQVHGGP; this is encoded by the coding sequence ATGCAGCCCTCGTCGGCACGAAGTCAGGGAGCCGGGCAGCTTCCCGACCAAAAGTCTCCTTTGCGCCGCGCCCTTTGGGCGGCGCTCGTATACCTGGTTGCAGGACTCGTCTGGATCGCCTTCTCCGACACCGTTGTCGAGTCCTGGTTCAAGGATCCGGCAACTCTCTCGACCGTGCAGACCTGGAAAGGATTCACCTTTGTTCTGGTCACTGGGTCAGTACTGTTCCTGATACTCTTGCGCCAGCTCCGAAAAGACCGGGCCCTGCTCAGATTGCAGCTTGGCCAGAGTCAGGCACTGCGCAAGAGTGAGCGCCAGCTCCGGGTTTTAATGGATAACCTGCCGGGTATGGCCTATCGCTGTCGCTACGACCGTGACTGGACCATGCTTTTTGTCTCAGAGGGCTGCGCTCAGCTGACTGGCTACGAACCGGAGGAATTGACCAACAACCGACTGGTCAGCTTTGCCGACCTGCTTGATGAAGATACCAACCATCGTCTGGCAAGCGACGTAAAAGCTGCTCTTGCTGCCGGGGAGTTGTTTTCCGCGGAGTATTCTCTGGCCCGAAAGGATGGTCGTGAAATATGGGTCTGGGAACGCGGACGCTGCGTCGAGGAGGATGACGAGGGGCCTGTACTGGAGGGCATCATTCTGGACATCTCTGACAGAAAGGAGTTGGAGAACGAGTTGGAGGAGCTGGCCACACGGGACCCGCTTACGGCGCTGGTTAACCGTCGGGAAATAGAGCGAATCCTTGATGAAGAGCTGGAACGCGCCAAGCGCTATCAGCGGCCCATGGCAATGCTCTGGGTTGATTTTGACAATTTCAAGGATGTGAATGACACCTATGGTCATGCCGCGGGCGATTCGGTTCTGATGTCGGTGAGCACTCTGTTCAAAGAGGGTTTACGCAGCGTGGATTCGGTGGGACGCTTCGGAGGTGAGGAGTTTGTGATCGTTTTGCCGGAGATGGATGCTGTCGGAGCGAGGGAGACCGCCGAGCGCCTTCGTCGGCAGGTTGAGGCCCAACCTCAGCCCCTGGGTGACGGGAATACCGTGCCATTAACCATTAGTGTGGGGGTGGCGGTCTATCCAAACCATGGTCTGACTGCTTCCAAACTTTGTGCGGCTGCTGATCAGGCCATGTATCGGGCGAAGGAGCGTGGCCGGAACTGTGTTGCCATGGCACACTTGCCGGAACAAGTTCATGGTGGCCCATAA
- a CDS encoding serine hydrolase domain-containing protein yields the protein MNRLARRALHTCHTPKDLASVTFRDVAGENPASVGVSTEAVDAIWHSVEGLYRTGVHPGIQLSVRHRGEQVLHRAIGHASGNGPDDSADALKVPMTTDTPICYFSASKAVTALLMHMLSEQGLVNLMDPVSYYCPEFAQSGKRTITVHQILSHRGGIPAIPRETPIDVLWNRDEIWRLLCKAKPVEVDGSKVAYHAVTGGFVLQRVLERVTGASIEHYLDTHLREPMGMRWFTYGIAPEHLHDLAANYATGPRPRFPVSWVVNRALGGDIRTVEQVTNDPRFQEAVIPAGNLCGTAEEMGRFFQMMLNGGVWNGKRVCSEITIRRAIQQFGSLQIDRTMMIPMRFSAGMMLGGNPVGLWGQQSRYAFGHVGLINKLCWADAARDISVSLLNTGFPIVGHHLPAMAKFVYTVCDRFPLIPENQRPLVAA from the coding sequence ATGAATCGACTAGCTCGCCGCGCGCTGCATACTTGCCATACTCCCAAGGACCTTGCGTCTGTTACTTTCCGGGATGTGGCGGGAGAGAACCCGGCCAGCGTCGGCGTCAGTACTGAGGCCGTGGACGCCATCTGGCACAGCGTGGAGGGGCTCTATCGTACAGGCGTCCATCCTGGCATTCAGCTTTCGGTTCGACATCGCGGTGAGCAGGTGCTCCATCGGGCCATTGGCCATGCCAGTGGGAACGGCCCCGATGATTCTGCCGATGCACTCAAGGTCCCGATGACCACAGATACCCCGATTTGCTATTTTTCCGCTTCCAAAGCCGTGACCGCCCTCCTGATGCACATGTTATCGGAGCAGGGGCTGGTTAACCTGATGGATCCGGTTTCCTATTACTGCCCTGAATTTGCCCAGAGTGGAAAGCGCACGATCACTGTTCACCAGATACTGTCCCACCGGGGTGGTATACCGGCTATTCCCCGGGAGACACCCATTGATGTGTTGTGGAACCGGGATGAGATCTGGCGCCTGTTGTGCAAAGCCAAACCGGTAGAGGTGGACGGTTCCAAGGTGGCCTATCACGCTGTTACCGGTGGCTTTGTCCTGCAGCGGGTTCTTGAAAGGGTTACCGGGGCGTCCATTGAACACTACCTGGATACTCACCTGCGCGAGCCCATGGGGATGAGGTGGTTCACCTATGGCATTGCGCCAGAGCATCTGCACGATCTGGCTGCCAACTATGCCACGGGCCCGAGACCTCGTTTTCCTGTTTCCTGGGTGGTAAACCGTGCCCTGGGCGGTGACATCCGGACCGTTGAGCAGGTGACCAACGACCCACGCTTTCAGGAAGCGGTCATTCCCGCTGGTAACCTGTGCGGTACGGCGGAAGAAATGGGACGGTTCTTTCAGATGATGCTCAACGGTGGCGTCTGGAACGGCAAGCGTGTTTGCAGTGAGATAACCATTCGGCGTGCGATTCAGCAGTTCGGCTCACTTCAGATCGACCGCACCATGATGATCCCAATGCGTTTCAGCGCCGGTATGATGCTTGGGGGAAATCCGGTTGGGCTATGGGGCCAACAGAGCCGCTATGCCTTTGGTCATGTCGGCCTGATCAACAAGCTTTGCTGGGCGGACGCGGCCCGTGACATTTCAGTCAGCTTGCTGAACACCGGCTTCCCGATCGTTGGGCATCATTTGCCGGCCATGGCGAAGTTTGTCTACACCGTGTGTGATCGTTTTCCCCTCATACCCGAGAACCAGAGACCTCTGGTTGCCGCCTGA